In Arthrobacter burdickii, one DNA window encodes the following:
- a CDS encoding cytochrome ubiquinol oxidase subunit I yields the protein MEALEIARWQFGITTVYHFLMVPLTIGLGLLVAGMQTVWHRTGKEHYLRMTKFWGKLFLINFIMGVATGLVQEFQFGMAWSEYSRFVGDVFGAPLAMEALLAFFVESTFLGLWIFGWGRLPRLIHLLCLWAAVLASVLSAYFILVANSWMQHPVGVEMVDGRPVMVDAWAVFTNNTALVAFPHTVFGALAVAGAFLLGISWYHLWKRRRDGLDTLGEDGTVVVGDPGGARGAVDHRVWLRSARAGAVVAMIAFAGTGITGDLQGKLMFDQQPMKMAAAEAACHDGTGFSILSVGNLGAQSCDDITAVIEVPGVLSFLANGDFTTEVKGVNTLLPEYQEKYGTTLPDDPMYGERAGTAIDYLPVMEVTYWGFRIMIGFGAIAAAAAAAALWVLRRGTVPESRWLMRLAVFGILAPFGANSAGWIFTEMGRQPFVVAPNPDPSGIDSVFMFTAAAVSPGVSLAELVASLVALTAVYAVLLVVEVRLLFTYVRGGTASAMPELAHAAGPHDEASHPDRKDDGDVLAFAY from the coding sequence ATGGAAGCCTTGGAAATTGCCAGGTGGCAATTCGGAATCACGACTGTCTACCACTTCCTCATGGTCCCCCTGACCATCGGGCTGGGGCTCCTGGTCGCCGGGATGCAGACCGTGTGGCACCGCACCGGCAAGGAGCACTACCTCCGCATGACGAAGTTCTGGGGGAAGCTCTTCCTCATCAACTTCATCATGGGCGTGGCTACGGGACTGGTGCAGGAGTTCCAGTTCGGTATGGCGTGGAGCGAGTACAGCCGCTTCGTGGGCGACGTGTTCGGGGCGCCCCTGGCCATGGAGGCGCTGCTCGCCTTCTTCGTCGAGTCGACCTTCCTCGGCCTATGGATCTTCGGGTGGGGCCGGTTGCCCCGGCTCATCCACCTGCTGTGCCTCTGGGCGGCCGTCCTGGCCTCGGTCCTCTCCGCCTACTTCATCCTCGTGGCCAACTCCTGGATGCAGCACCCCGTGGGCGTCGAGATGGTCGACGGCCGGCCCGTGATGGTGGATGCGTGGGCGGTCTTCACCAACAACACGGCCCTCGTCGCCTTCCCACACACCGTCTTCGGCGCCCTTGCGGTCGCAGGGGCCTTCCTTCTCGGCATCAGCTGGTACCACCTGTGGAAGCGGCGCCGCGACGGCCTCGACACCCTCGGCGAGGACGGGACCGTCGTCGTCGGCGACCCGGGCGGTGCCCGGGGTGCGGTGGACCACAGGGTATGGCTCCGCTCGGCCCGGGCCGGCGCCGTCGTCGCCATGATCGCCTTCGCGGGCACCGGGATCACGGGCGACCTGCAGGGCAAGCTCATGTTCGACCAGCAGCCCATGAAGATGGCCGCCGCGGAGGCCGCCTGCCACGACGGCACGGGCTTCTCGATCCTGTCCGTCGGTAACCTCGGTGCGCAGAGCTGCGACGACATCACCGCGGTCATCGAGGTTCCCGGGGTGCTGTCCTTCCTCGCCAACGGCGACTTCACCACCGAGGTCAAGGGCGTCAACACCCTTCTGCCCGAGTACCAGGAGAAGTACGGCACCACGCTCCCGGACGACCCGATGTACGGCGAGCGTGCCGGTACCGCGATCGACTACCTGCCCGTCATGGAGGTCACCTACTGGGGCTTCCGCATCATGATCGGTTTCGGCGCGATCGCAGCAGCGGCCGCCGCCGCAGCCCTCTGGGTCCTCCGCCGGGGGACCGTGCCGGAGTCCCGGTGGCTCATGAGGCTCGCGGTGTTCGGCATCCTCGCTCCCTTCGGGGCGAACTCGGCGGGCTGGATCTTCACCGAGATGGGACGGCAGCCGTTCGTCGTCGCGCCCAACCCGGATCCCTCCGGTATCGACAGCGTGTTCATGTTCACCGCGGCAGCCGTATCACCCGGCGTGTCGCTGGCCGAACTGGTCGCCTCACTCGTCGCCCTGACGGCCGTGTATGCCGTCCTCCTCGTGGTCGAGGTCCGGCTCCTCTTCACCTACGTGCGCGGCGGCACGGCGTCGGCCATGCCCGAGTTGGCGCACGCCGCCGGCCCGCACGACGAGGCGTCGCACCCCGACAGGAAGGACGACGGCGATGTGCTGGCCTTTGCCTACTGA
- a CDS encoding BlaI/MecI/CopY family transcriptional regulator has protein sequence MATLGDLERTVMDLLWAAPEALTANELRDAIAEAPTGEVGRELAVTTVLTVLSRLEKKGLVERERDSRPHRYRSVTSREDHTAELMHEVLVTAPDREAVLARFIGSVSEAEAETLRKLLGGS, from the coding sequence ATGGCAACGCTCGGAGACCTCGAACGCACAGTGATGGACCTGCTGTGGGCTGCGCCGGAGGCATTGACGGCAAACGAACTGCGCGACGCCATCGCCGAGGCGCCGACGGGAGAAGTGGGACGGGAACTCGCCGTCACCACGGTACTCACGGTGCTGTCGCGCCTGGAGAAGAAGGGCCTGGTGGAGCGGGAGCGCGACAGCCGCCCGCACCGGTACAGGTCCGTCACGAGCCGCGAGGACCACACGGCCGAACTCATGCACGAAGTACTCGTGACGGCGCCGGACCGCGAAGCCGTCCTGGCCCGCTTCATCGGCAGCGTCTCCGAGGCAGAAGCAGAGACCCTCCGCAAGCTGCTCGGCGGCAGCTGA
- a CDS encoding M56 family metallopeptidase, with protein MFWASYLLAALAIILAWPAPIALSRASWPARAPFTAMVLWQSIALAGGLSMIGAMLVWGLQPLGDNLVSASAGFFNILIDDESAQTLGVIHVFAISAATLLFGHLVFTLVLTFIRIRRQRRRHRDMLNLLSSPAADQPATLVISHPAPVAYCLPGGARSVTVMSDGLMGLLSRAELDAVLLHESAHLHQRHHLLLWAFAAWRSALPWLPTSQLAQRAVSELIEMLADDEALRTVDEPTLVRAIAIVGSGALPTSSSAQDALEDPLGEEGRPGSAPGTTAVTGGTTDAQSTAHRLRRLLTPLPPLSRIQQAAALSAAGLLLVVPPVLLVAPELLG; from the coding sequence GTGTTCTGGGCCTCGTACCTGCTCGCGGCACTCGCGATCATCCTCGCGTGGCCCGCCCCGATCGCCCTGTCACGCGCCTCCTGGCCCGCACGCGCACCCTTCACCGCCATGGTGCTCTGGCAGTCGATCGCGCTCGCCGGCGGCCTGTCCATGATCGGGGCGATGCTCGTCTGGGGCCTCCAGCCGCTGGGCGACAACCTCGTGTCGGCATCGGCGGGGTTCTTCAACATCCTGATCGATGACGAGTCGGCCCAGACGCTCGGCGTGATCCACGTCTTCGCGATCAGTGCTGCCACCCTGTTGTTCGGGCACCTCGTCTTCACCCTGGTCCTGACCTTCATCCGGATCCGACGACAGCGCAGACGTCACCGGGACATGCTCAACCTGCTGAGCTCTCCCGCCGCCGATCAGCCCGCGACGCTCGTGATCAGTCATCCCGCGCCCGTGGCCTACTGCCTCCCCGGCGGGGCCCGGTCGGTCACCGTCATGTCCGACGGCCTCATGGGCCTCCTGTCCCGTGCCGAGCTCGACGCGGTCCTCCTCCACGAGAGCGCGCACCTGCACCAACGCCACCACCTGCTGCTGTGGGCGTTCGCCGCGTGGCGGTCGGCCCTGCCGTGGCTGCCGACGTCGCAGCTGGCACAGCGGGCGGTGAGCGAACTCATCGAGATGCTGGCCGACGACGAGGCCCTCCGTACCGTGGACGAGCCGACGCTCGTACGGGCCATCGCCATCGTCGGCTCCGGTGCCCTGCCGACGTCCTCCTCGGCGCAGGACGCGCTCGAGGATCCGCTCGGCGAGGAGGGCCGACCGGGCTCGGCACCCGGGACGACGGCCGTGACCGGCGGCACCACGGATGCGCAGTCGACAGCCCACCGGCTGCGGCGGCTACTCACTCCCCTGCCGCCCCTCAGCAGGATCCAGCAGGCCGCAGCCCTGTCCGCCGCGGGCCTGCTGCTGGTGGTTCCGCCCGTCCTGCTGGTGGCTCCCGAACTCCTCGGCTGA
- a CDS encoding DNA gyrase/topoisomerase IV subunit B gives MTPPTSDYTARHLSVLEGLEAVRKRPGMYIGSTDSRGLMHCLWEIIDNSVDEALAGYGQSITVILHADGSVEIHDDGRGIPVDIEPKTGLSGVEVVFTKLHAGGKFGGGSYTASGGLHGVGASVVNALSSRLDVFVDRGSKTYAMSFRRGEPGIFKDARTPSPTSVFEPFLDGSRLEVVGTAKRGVTGTRIRYWADRQIFTPDATFSYEELQTRARQTSFLVPGLRIALRDERKLPGTPGESGPVEEVFQHDGGISEYAEFLALDAPVTDVWRFQGSGRFKESVPVLDERGHSQMAEVERDCDVDIALRWGIGYETTVRSYVNIIATPKGGTHQSGFEQALLKTFRKVIEANARKLKAGTDKIEKDDVFAGLTAVLTVRLAEPQFEGQTKEILGTSAVKAIVARVVEKELQARLSSSARNDKAQSALLLEKVVAEMKSRISARVHKETQRRKNALETSTMPAKLADCRIDDQERSELFIVEGDSALGTAKLARSSDYQALLPIRGKILNVQKASVGDMLSNAECAALIQVVGAGSGRSFQLDARRYGKVILMTDADVDGAHIRTLLLTLFFRYMRPLVEAGRVYAAVPPLHRVEVINGGSKANEMIYTYSEAELTRLLAAMEKKGKRYKSPIQRYKGLGEMDAGQLAETTMDPRHRTLRRVRIQEAESAERVFNLLMGSDVAPRKDFIVAGASSLDRDRIDA, from the coding sequence GTGACACCCCCCACTTCGGACTACACAGCCCGGCACCTCTCCGTCCTCGAGGGCCTCGAAGCAGTCCGCAAGCGTCCCGGAATGTACATCGGGTCCACGGATTCACGCGGCCTGATGCACTGCCTCTGGGAGATCATCGACAACTCCGTCGACGAGGCGCTGGCGGGATACGGCCAGAGCATCACGGTGATCCTGCACGCCGACGGCTCCGTGGAGATCCACGACGACGGCCGCGGCATCCCTGTGGACATCGAACCCAAGACGGGCCTGAGCGGCGTCGAGGTCGTCTTCACGAAGCTCCATGCCGGAGGCAAGTTCGGCGGCGGATCCTACACGGCATCCGGCGGCCTCCACGGCGTCGGAGCGAGTGTCGTCAACGCCCTGTCCTCCCGGCTGGACGTCTTCGTCGACCGCGGCAGCAAGACCTATGCGATGTCCTTCCGGCGCGGTGAGCCGGGGATCTTCAAGGATGCCCGGACGCCGTCGCCCACGTCCGTCTTCGAACCCTTCCTCGACGGCTCGCGCCTCGAGGTCGTGGGAACGGCCAAGCGCGGCGTCACGGGCACGCGCATCCGGTACTGGGCCGACCGCCAGATCTTCACCCCCGACGCGACCTTCTCCTACGAGGAGCTGCAGACGCGCGCGCGGCAGACCTCGTTCCTGGTGCCGGGCCTCCGCATCGCGCTGAGGGACGAGCGGAAGCTCCCGGGCACGCCGGGCGAGTCGGGTCCGGTGGAGGAGGTCTTCCAGCACGACGGCGGCATCTCCGAGTACGCCGAGTTCCTGGCACTCGACGCGCCGGTCACGGACGTGTGGCGCTTCCAGGGATCGGGACGCTTCAAGGAGTCCGTGCCCGTGCTCGACGAGCGTGGACACAGCCAGATGGCGGAGGTGGAGCGTGACTGCGACGTCGACATCGCCCTGCGCTGGGGCATCGGCTACGAGACCACGGTCCGGAGCTACGTGAACATCATCGCCACCCCCAAGGGCGGCACGCACCAAAGCGGCTTCGAGCAGGCGCTGCTGAAGACCTTCCGGAAGGTCATCGAGGCCAACGCCCGCAAACTGAAGGCCGGTACCGACAAGATCGAGAAGGACGACGTCTTCGCCGGCCTGACCGCCGTTCTGACGGTGCGCCTCGCCGAGCCCCAGTTCGAGGGCCAGACCAAGGAGATCCTCGGAACGTCCGCCGTCAAGGCCATCGTGGCGCGCGTGGTCGAGAAGGAACTGCAGGCCCGCCTGTCCTCCTCGGCGCGCAACGACAAGGCACAGTCGGCGCTGCTGCTCGAGAAGGTCGTCGCCGAGATGAAGTCCCGGATCTCGGCCCGGGTCCACAAGGAGACCCAGCGGCGCAAGAACGCCCTCGAGACCTCGACCATGCCGGCCAAGCTCGCGGACTGCAGGATCGACGACCAGGAGCGGTCCGAGCTCTTCATCGTCGAGGGCGACAGCGCGCTCGGCACCGCCAAGCTTGCGCGGTCCTCCGACTACCAGGCGCTGCTTCCCATCCGGGGGAAGATCCTCAACGTGCAGAAGGCATCGGTGGGGGACATGCTGTCCAACGCGGAGTGCGCCGCCCTCATCCAGGTCGTCGGCGCCGGCTCGGGGCGGAGCTTCCAGCTCGATGCGCGGCGGTACGGCAAGGTGATCCTGATGACGGATGCGGATGTCGACGGCGCCCACATCCGCACACTGCTCCTGACGCTGTTCTTCCGGTACATGCGTCCGCTGGTCGAGGCCGGGCGGGTCTACGCCGCCGTCCCGCCCCTGCACCGTGTGGAGGTGATCAACGGTGGTTCGAAGGCCAACGAGATGATCTACACGTATTCGGAAGCGGAACTCACACGCCTCCTGGCCGCCATGGAGAAGAAGGGCAAGCGGTACAAGTCACCTATTCAGCGCTACAAGGGCCTCGGCGAGATGGACGCGGGACAACTCGCGGAGACCACCATGGATCCGCGGCATCGCACCCTGCGGCGCGTGCGGATCCAGGAGGCCGAATCGGCCGAGCGGGTGTTCAACCTGCTGATGGGAAGCGACGTCGCTCCCCGCAAGGACTTCATCGTCGCGGGAGCCTCATCCCTGGACCGAGACCGCATCGACGCCTGA
- a CDS encoding DUF7455 domain-containing protein, with translation MTTAVATRELTALDRCDRCGAQAYVRAVLQSSGGELLFCGHHARAVEANLKPLTSEWQDETKRLHEKPAVVGD, from the coding sequence ATGACCACTGCAGTAGCAACTCGCGAACTCACTGCCCTGGACCGCTGTGACCGATGCGGCGCCCAGGCCTACGTTCGAGCAGTCCTTCAGTCCTCCGGTGGAGAGCTTCTGTTCTGCGGCCACCACGCGCGCGCCGTCGAAGCAAACCTGAAGCCGCTCACCTCTGAGTGGCAGGACGAGACGAAGCGGCTTCACGAGAAGCCGGCCGTCGTCGGCGACTGA
- a CDS encoding RNA polymerase sigma factor: protein MPVKKTAVPASTDAGTTTTKRRVAAKKPATKAASSAAAAKASTSDAQAAVDALDGADPALDVAVDVDPEDLKPEAAEVGTTTGFVYSDADDDDAPAQQVVSAGATADPVKDYLKQIGKVALLNAEQEVDLALRIEAGLFAEEKIAADPDMDPKLKRELEFVIHDGKRAKNHLLEANLRLVVSLAKRYTGRGMLFLDLIQEGNLGLIRAVEKFDYTKGFKFSTYATWWIRQAITRAMADQARTIRIPVHMVEVINKLARVQRQMLQDLGREPTPEELALELDMTPEKVVEVQKYGREPISLHTPLGEDGDSEFGDLIEDSEAVVPADAVSFTLLQEQLHSVLDTLSEREAGVVAMRFGLTDGQPKTLDEIGKVYGVTRERIRQIESKTMSKLRHPSRSQVLRDYLD, encoded by the coding sequence GTGCCGGTCAAGAAGACAGCAGTACCCGCGTCGACAGACGCTGGTACCACCACTACCAAGCGCCGGGTAGCGGCCAAGAAGCCTGCCACCAAGGCCGCCTCGTCCGCTGCGGCAGCAAAGGCCTCGACCTCGGACGCACAGGCTGCAGTGGACGCGCTCGATGGAGCGGACCCCGCCCTGGATGTCGCCGTCGACGTCGACCCCGAGGACCTCAAGCCCGAAGCGGCGGAGGTCGGCACGACGACAGGCTTCGTCTACTCGGATGCCGATGACGACGACGCCCCGGCGCAGCAGGTCGTCTCGGCAGGCGCCACCGCCGACCCCGTCAAGGACTACCTCAAGCAGATCGGCAAGGTCGCACTGCTCAACGCCGAGCAGGAAGTGGACCTGGCTCTCCGCATCGAGGCCGGCCTCTTCGCGGAAGAGAAGATCGCCGCCGACCCGGACATGGATCCGAAGCTGAAGCGTGAGCTCGAATTCGTCATCCACGACGGCAAGCGGGCGAAGAACCACCTGCTCGAGGCGAACCTCCGCCTCGTGGTGTCCCTGGCCAAGCGGTACACCGGGCGCGGCATGCTCTTCCTCGACCTGATCCAGGAAGGCAACCTCGGCCTCATCCGTGCCGTCGAGAAGTTCGACTACACCAAGGGCTTCAAGTTCTCGACCTACGCCACCTGGTGGATCCGCCAGGCCATCACGCGTGCCATGGCGGACCAGGCCCGGACCATCCGCATCCCGGTCCACATGGTGGAGGTCATTAACAAGCTGGCCCGCGTGCAGCGCCAGATGCTGCAGGACCTCGGCCGCGAGCCCACCCCCGAGGAGCTCGCCCTCGAACTCGACATGACCCCCGAGAAGGTCGTCGAGGTGCAGAAGTACGGCCGCGAGCCCATCTCCCTCCACACCCCCCTGGGCGAGGACGGCGACTCGGAGTTCGGCGACCTCATCGAGGACTCCGAGGCGGTCGTGCCGGCGGATGCCGTGAGCTTCACTCTCCTGCAGGAGCAGCTGCACTCGGTCCTGGACACCCTGTCGGAGCGTGAGGCGGGCGTCGTGGCCATGCGCTTCGGCCTGACCGATGGCCAGCCGAAGACGCTGGACGAGATCGGCAAGGTCTACGGCGTGACGCGTGAGCGCATCCGCCAGATCGAATCGAAGACGATGTCCAAGCTGCGTCACCCGTCGCGTTCGCAGGTGCTGCGGGACTACCTCGACTGA
- a CDS encoding DUF4192 domain-containing protein, whose product MSSPMSPAPGRSPSFAVTSPADILSYVPHALGFMPDESLVVLTTTGRRLGATLRVDLPADEADPLAFAEGVLSFLEGDTGADGTLLVIYTKESWQRLEPPPRNGLVGTIDAVLLAAGLPVRAGWCVSPTGWRDFFCTDEECCPWPGQPLDAVLSSPLAAELIFGGSAFDASPSEAVLRMAPAVGGEEAAVAPGIPAVEDAQAHYAACCAGRWTAPAQFRATSAVWDAVILRQEVFEVEAEPGIAGFLLASIESRAVRDFLLVSACLGSSAALEGAAACGLLGSADAAAVPSGSAAAPAGWILPDARRAGALRTALAGVATSMGDPATTTTTAASRAPATGAVAALLYADVLAGRHTGAVAWSRVDAMACILARLAAVSDGESRAAALTMSAWFEYARGRGSRAAVYLEAAERAVPGYRLARLLHELLRRGGLPAWARKRSTAWTPGPPPAPPGTA is encoded by the coding sequence ATGTCTTCTCCCATGAGCCCCGCGCCGGGCCGGTCCCCGTCCTTCGCCGTCACCTCGCCGGCGGACATCCTGTCCTATGTACCCCATGCGCTCGGCTTCATGCCCGACGAGAGCCTTGTGGTGCTCACGACCACGGGCAGGAGGCTGGGGGCGACCCTGCGGGTGGACCTGCCCGCGGACGAAGCGGATCCCCTCGCGTTCGCGGAGGGTGTGCTTTCCTTCCTGGAGGGCGACACCGGCGCCGACGGAACACTCCTGGTGATCTATACGAAGGAAAGCTGGCAGCGCCTGGAGCCTCCGCCGCGTAACGGACTCGTGGGGACCATCGACGCCGTGCTCCTGGCCGCCGGGTTGCCGGTCCGAGCAGGGTGGTGCGTCTCGCCGACCGGGTGGCGCGACTTCTTCTGTACCGACGAGGAATGCTGCCCGTGGCCCGGGCAGCCGCTGGACGCCGTCCTCTCGAGCCCCCTCGCGGCCGAGTTGATCTTCGGTGGAAGCGCATTCGATGCATCCCCCTCCGAGGCCGTCCTCCGGATGGCGCCCGCCGTCGGGGGAGAGGAAGCCGCAGTGGCGCCAGGGATACCGGCCGTCGAGGACGCCCAGGCACACTACGCCGCCTGTTGCGCCGGCCGATGGACCGCACCGGCTCAGTTCCGGGCGACCTCCGCCGTGTGGGATGCCGTGATCCTGCGGCAGGAGGTGTTCGAGGTGGAGGCCGAGCCCGGGATCGCAGGGTTCCTCCTGGCCAGTATCGAGTCCCGGGCGGTCCGCGACTTCCTCCTGGTGAGTGCGTGCCTCGGGTCTTCCGCAGCACTGGAGGGGGCGGCTGCCTGCGGGCTTCTGGGCTCGGCTGATGCCGCTGCCGTGCCGTCGGGTAGCGCGGCCGCACCTGCCGGATGGATCCTCCCCGACGCGCGGCGTGCAGGGGCACTCCGGACCGCGCTGGCAGGAGTAGCAACGTCGATGGGTGACCCGGCCACCACGACGACGACTGCGGCGTCCAGGGCGCCGGCGACAGGGGCAGTCGCCGCACTGCTCTATGCCGACGTTCTCGCCGGCCGGCACACCGGTGCCGTGGCGTGGAGCCGTGTCGACGCGATGGCATGCATCCTGGCGCGGCTCGCCGCGGTGTCCGACGGCGAATCCCGTGCGGCTGCCCTCACCATGTCCGCCTGGTTCGAATACGCGCGAGGACGCGGTTCCAGGGCGGCGGTCTACCTGGAGGCTGCCGAGCGTGCGGTACCCGGTTACCGGCTGGCCCGCCTGCTGCATGAACTCCTCCGCCGCGGAGGCCTGCCCGCCTGGGCCCGGAAGCGGTCGACCGCGTGGACGCCGGGCCCGCCCCCTGCACCACCGGGCACAGCGTGA
- a CDS encoding MFS transporter — protein sequence MNSSRALLVWAAGVAAYLVAVTQRTTFGVAGLEATDRFEASASQLSVFTVVQLLVYAGLQVPVGVLVDRWGPRVLIVAGGVLMALGQAQLAFADSVAAGIVGRLFVGAGDATTFISVIRLLPAWFEPRRIPVLTQWTGIIGQLGQVVSVLPFVALLSTFGWQTAFLSAAAFSALAVVLSVTVIRDSPHASERSPQTLRQTGISLAEAWRQPGTRLGLWSHFTVQFPGTVFVLMWGYPYLVRAEKVGEGVASALMTLFVAVGIACGPLLGRYVGRHPLRRSTMVLAIVALMAGVWLTVLLYPGPAPLPLLALLVIALAIGGPGSMIAFDFARTFNPAGRMGTATGIVNIGGFMASLLSMFVIGIILDVLLGTGFSQGDLYALPSFRLAMSVQLVILAAGTAALLIARRRVRRQMAQQGVVVPPIRDALARERRRRRDQKAARKPQGG from the coding sequence GTGAATTCTTCGAGGGCGCTTCTGGTCTGGGCAGCAGGTGTGGCGGCCTATCTCGTCGCAGTCACCCAGCGGACCACCTTCGGGGTGGCCGGACTCGAGGCGACAGATCGTTTCGAAGCCTCCGCGTCGCAGTTGTCGGTCTTCACCGTGGTGCAGCTGCTCGTCTACGCGGGCCTGCAGGTGCCCGTCGGTGTCCTCGTGGACCGTTGGGGTCCCCGTGTCCTCATCGTCGCGGGCGGAGTGCTCATGGCGCTGGGCCAGGCACAGTTGGCCTTCGCGGACTCCGTCGCTGCCGGCATCGTCGGGCGCCTGTTCGTGGGCGCCGGCGACGCCACCACCTTCATCAGTGTCATTCGGCTGCTGCCCGCCTGGTTCGAGCCCCGGCGGATCCCGGTCCTCACCCAGTGGACGGGCATCATCGGCCAGCTGGGCCAGGTGGTCTCCGTCCTGCCGTTCGTGGCACTGCTGTCGACGTTCGGGTGGCAGACAGCCTTCCTCTCGGCCGCGGCCTTCTCCGCGCTCGCCGTCGTCCTCTCCGTCACCGTGATCCGCGACTCGCCGCACGCCAGCGAGCGCTCTCCGCAGACGCTCAGGCAGACCGGCATCTCGCTCGCGGAGGCGTGGAGGCAACCGGGTACGCGCCTGGGGCTGTGGTCGCACTTCACCGTCCAGTTCCCCGGGACCGTCTTCGTCCTCATGTGGGGGTACCCCTACCTTGTGCGCGCCGAGAAGGTCGGGGAGGGCGTTGCCTCCGCCCTCATGACGCTGTTCGTCGCCGTGGGTATCGCCTGCGGGCCGCTCCTCGGACGCTACGTGGGCAGGCACCCCCTGCGGCGGTCCACGATGGTGCTCGCGATCGTCGCCCTGATGGCCGGAGTCTGGCTCACAGTGCTGCTCTACCCCGGACCGGCGCCCCTGCCTCTCCTGGCGCTGCTGGTGATCGCCCTGGCGATCGGCGGGCCCGGCTCCATGATCGCCTTCGACTTCGCCCGCACCTTCAATCCCGCAGGCAGGATGGGAACGGCGACCGGCATCGTCAACATCGGCGGATTCATGGCGTCACTCCTGTCCATGTTCGTCATCGGGATCATTCTCGACGTCCTCCTCGGAACCGGTTTCTCGCAGGGCGACCTCTACGCCCTCCCGTCCTTCCGGCTGGCGATGTCCGTGCAACTCGTCATCCTCGCGGCCGGGACCGCCGCCCTGCTCATCGCGCGGCGGCGGGTGCGGCGGCAGATGGCCCAGCAGGGCGTGGTCGTCCCGCCCATCCGCGACGCCCTCGCCCGCGAGCGCCGGCGCCGCCGCGACCAGAAGGCCGCACGGAAGCCCCAGGGCGGCTGA
- a CDS encoding proteasome assembly chaperone family protein yields MLDPRTLYNTDAEVFGDPETKGLPLLVSLTGFMDAGHVVSQVSEELLEILDHDLVAEFDADQLMDYRGRRPKITFSEDHLTDYQPHRLELHRLYDGLGEPFLLLTGVEPDLQWERFASAVVGLVENLEVPLISWIHAIPMPVPHTRPIGVTLHGNRSDLIDGMNAWRPTAELQASIGHVLELRLIEAGHDVVGHVIHVPHYLSEAEYPPAAVAGLEYLGATARLVLPTDRLRETGRDVERQIARQVGNSAEVQSVVASLEKRYDEYAEGAERRSLLVKENSELASAEELGAAVEAYLASPQAEEESTLLWDTEFLGTSPIDYGSRSDREEPTTPEGHDDDGPSGPEPRSLA; encoded by the coding sequence ATGCTGGATCCACGAACCCTGTACAACACGGACGCCGAGGTGTTCGGCGACCCGGAGACCAAGGGGCTTCCCCTGCTCGTGAGCCTCACCGGCTTCATGGACGCCGGGCACGTCGTCTCCCAGGTGAGCGAGGAACTGCTGGAGATCCTCGACCACGACCTGGTTGCCGAGTTCGACGCCGACCAGCTCATGGACTACCGCGGACGGCGCCCGAAGATCACCTTCTCCGAGGACCACCTCACGGACTACCAGCCGCACCGGCTCGAGCTGCACCGGCTGTACGACGGCCTGGGCGAGCCTTTCCTGCTCCTGACCGGCGTCGAGCCCGACCTGCAGTGGGAGCGCTTCGCGAGCGCCGTCGTCGGACTCGTGGAGAACCTCGAGGTGCCCCTCATCTCGTGGATCCACGCCATCCCGATGCCGGTGCCGCACACCCGTCCGATCGGTGTGACGCTCCACGGCAACCGCTCCGACCTGATCGACGGCATGAACGCCTGGCGGCCGACCGCCGAACTGCAGGCGTCCATCGGCCACGTGCTGGAACTTCGGCTCATCGAGGCCGGGCACGACGTCGTGGGCCACGTCATCCACGTTCCCCACTACCTCTCGGAGGCCGAGTACCCGCCCGCCGCGGTGGCCGGGCTGGAGTACCTGGGGGCCACGGCGCGCCTGGTGCTGCCGACGGACCGGCTGCGCGAGACGGGACGCGACGTCGAGCGCCAGATCGCACGGCAGGTCGGCAACTCGGCGGAGGTGCAGTCCGTCGTCGCCTCGCTGGAGAAGCGGTACGACGAGTACGCGGAGGGAGCCGAACGCAGGTCACTGCTGGTCAAGGAGAACAGCGAACTGGCCAGCGCCGAGGAGCTGGGTGCCGCGGTCGAGGCGTACCTGGCGAGCCCGCAGGCGGAGGAGGAGTCCACCCTGCTGTGGGACACGGAGTTCCTCGGCACGAGCCCGATCGACTACGGCAGCCGCAGCGACCGCGAGGAGCCCACGACGCCCGAGGGACACGACGACGACGGACCGTCCGGGCCGGAGCCGCGCTCCCTGGCCTAG